In Epinephelus moara isolate mb chromosome 9, YSFRI_EMoa_1.0, whole genome shotgun sequence, a genomic segment contains:
- the anxa4 gene encoding annexin A4, whose product MAAIGNRGTVKEASGFDAEADAQRLRGAMKGVGTDEAAVIEVLAHRTIAQRQRIKEAYKQAVGKDLADELSSELSGNFRSVVLGLLMLAPVYDAFELKCAMKGAGTEEACLIDILASRSNAEIKTINAFYKKKYGKDLEDAVCGDTSGMFQRVLVSLLTAGRDESDSVDEAQAVQDAKEIYEAGEARWGTDEVKFLTVLCVRNRNHLMRVFEEYQKISGRDIEDSIKREMSGCLEDVFLAIVKCLRSKPAFFAERLYKSMKGLGTTDSVLIRIMVAQAEIDMLDIKAQFLKMYGKTLHSFIKGDTSGDYRKILLELCGGE is encoded by the exons ATGGCAGCG ATCGGAAACCGTGGCACAGTGAAAGAGGCGTCTGGTTTTGACGCAGAAGCAGATGCCCAGCGTCTTCGAGGAGCCATGAAGGGAGTCG GTACTGATGAGGCAGCTGTCATCGAGGTCCTAGCACACCGCACTATCGCCCAAAGGCAGCGCATCAAAGAGGCCTACAAGCAAGCAGTGGGAAAG GACCTGGCTGATGAGCTGTCCTCAGAGCTGAGTGGGAACTTCAGGAGCGTTGTTCTCGGTCTGCTGATGCTGGCGCCTGTGTATGATGCCTTTGAGCTGAAATGTGCAATGAAG GGTGCTGGAACAGAAGAGGCCTGTCTCATCGATATTCTCGCCTCAAGGTCAAACGCTGAAATAAAAACCATCAATGCGTTCTACAAGAAAA AATATGGCAAGGACCTGGAGGACGCTGTGTGTGGAGATACATCAGGAATGTTTCAGAGGGTTCTGGTCTCTTTACTCACA GCTGGACGGGATGAAAGCGACAGCGTGGACGAGGCCCAGGCTGTTCAGGATGCCAAG GAAATCTACGAGGCTGGAGAGGCTCGATGGGGCACGGACGAGGTTAAATTCCTCACGGTGCTTTGTGTGAGGAACCGAAACCATCTGATGCGAG tGTTCGAGGAGTATCAGAAGATCTCTGGGAGAGACATTGAGGACAGCATTAAGAGGGAGATGTCTGGCTGTCTGGAGGACGTCTTTCTGGCCATAG TGAAATGTCTAAGGAGCAAGCCAGCGTTCTTTGCAGAGCGATTATACAAATCAATGAAG GGCCTGGGCACTACAGATAGTGTCCTCATCAGAATAATGGTCGCCCAGGCGGAGATTGACATGTTGGACATTAAGGCGCAGTTCCTGAAGATGTATGGCAAGACTCTCCACTCCTTCATCAAG GGAGATACATCTGGTGACTACCGCAAAATCCTCCTGGAGCTGTGCGGAGGCGAGTAA